The proteins below come from a single Edaphobacter acidisoli genomic window:
- the ftsA gene encoding cell division protein FtsA encodes MNQKQENLITVLDAGSTKSTVLVAEVQDGVLRYRGHGVEPSLGMRKGLIAELGPAAEAINRAALTAERTARATIETAVVGIGGTHVRGVNSRGGISLGSRMREITREEVRAAVDRARAVALPPDREVLHLLPQEFILDEQAGIHDPVGMVGTKLEVNLHLSTCSGGVAQSVVTCANRAGLEVLDTVFEGIASAEAVLSADERELGVCMADIGSSTTEIAVYFEGSIAHTAVLPIGGDHFTNDLAVGLHVAVEEAEYLKKTYGHSVVTAVPQLNEIEVGGDLAMSGGQPARVVRQRFLAEILEPRAREFFTMLRTNLRDGGVLEALGAGCVFTGGGANMSGLLDNAESLLRVPARIGSPVPLSRMPDELARPEFSAVIGMLLYTHRTQVRRASEEQGLRKKLKSIFAGSF; translated from the coding sequence ATGAACCAGAAGCAGGAGAATCTGATTACCGTGCTCGATGCGGGAAGCACGAAGAGCACGGTGCTGGTGGCAGAGGTACAGGACGGCGTACTGCGCTATCGCGGACACGGCGTGGAGCCTTCGCTGGGGATGCGCAAGGGACTGATCGCCGAGCTTGGGCCGGCGGCGGAGGCGATCAATCGCGCTGCGTTGACGGCGGAGCGCACGGCGCGGGCGACGATTGAGACGGCAGTCGTGGGCATTGGCGGCACGCATGTGCGCGGGGTGAACTCGCGCGGCGGCATCAGCCTGGGCAGCCGTATGCGCGAGATTACGCGCGAAGAGGTGAGGGCTGCGGTGGACCGCGCGCGCGCCGTGGCGCTGCCTCCGGACCGCGAGGTGCTGCACCTGTTGCCGCAGGAGTTCATTCTAGATGAACAGGCGGGGATTCACGATCCGGTGGGGATGGTGGGGACGAAGCTCGAAGTGAATCTGCACCTTTCGACCTGCTCGGGCGGCGTGGCGCAGAGCGTGGTGACGTGCGCGAACCGCGCGGGGCTCGAAGTGCTCGATACGGTGTTTGAGGGCATCGCTTCGGCGGAGGCTGTGCTGAGCGCGGATGAGCGCGAGCTGGGTGTCTGCATGGCCGACATCGGGTCGAGCACGACGGAGATCGCCGTGTACTTCGAGGGCTCGATTGCGCACACGGCGGTGCTGCCGATTGGCGGCGATCACTTCACGAATGATCTTGCCGTGGGCCTGCACGTTGCAGTCGAAGAGGCTGAGTACTTGAAGAAGACATACGGGCACTCGGTGGTGACGGCGGTGCCGCAGTTGAATGAGATTGAAGTTGGAGGCGACCTCGCGATGTCGGGCGGCCAGCCTGCGCGTGTGGTGCGGCAGCGCTTTCTGGCGGAGATTCTGGAGCCGCGTGCGCGAGAGTTCTTCACCATGCTGCGGACCAACCTGCGCGACGGCGGAGTGCTTGAGGCACTTGGCGCGGGCTGCGTGTTTACCGGCGGCGGCGCGAATATGTCGGGGCTGCTCGATAACGCGGAGAGCCTGCTGCGTGTTCCCGCGCGGATTGGTTCGCCGGTGCCGCTGTCGCGAATGCCGGATGAGCTGGCTCGTCCGGAGTTCTCTGCCGTAATTGGGATGCTGCTCTATACGCATCGCACGCAGGTGCGCAGAGCGAGCGAAGAACAGGGATTGCGGAAGAAGTTGAAGTCGATCTTTGCAGGAAGCTTTTAG
- a CDS encoding cell division protein FtsQ/DivIB, producing the protein MSKRGTAVLDAPEQDYAPETAAPRRSSVTPKRKLRRDFTEDFADEWGDPLGGDDIPVARPRGLRLKFRWGLPRTKWGRIAAGVAALACMGVCALAGMATRNWLMHDARFVVPSASAIEFVGNVHATRDQLLNVFGEDVERNIFYVPLAERRAELEQIPWVAHATVMRLLPNHLRVSVVERTPVAFVRNGSRIGLVDANGVLLGMPPGANGDAHYSFPVVTGISASDPLSTRAARMKIFEQFTSELQGGGDKALNGISEVDLSSPEDLKALISTDGSDILVHFGEDHFLERYQKFEEHLPEWRTLYPKLASVDMRYDTQAVLEMQPGTAQDAGAAAPAPSAAAPASTPVAPAVPEKAETHATTHPEAKVVHAPVRHAAKHPVVRNTVAKSGAKSSKSVKAVSEVAYSVPAKKAGAKPRAHAPAKKTKGHAAAKRTAAAHKKHSSQAVQR; encoded by the coding sequence ATGTCGAAGCGTGGTACGGCGGTGCTGGATGCGCCGGAGCAGGACTATGCTCCGGAGACGGCGGCGCCGAGACGGTCGTCTGTGACGCCGAAGCGAAAGCTGCGCCGTGACTTCACGGAAGACTTTGCCGATGAGTGGGGTGATCCTCTCGGCGGAGACGACATACCTGTCGCGCGTCCGCGTGGGCTACGACTGAAATTTCGCTGGGGGCTGCCACGCACGAAGTGGGGACGCATTGCGGCTGGCGTTGCGGCGCTGGCATGCATGGGGGTGTGTGCCCTGGCGGGGATGGCCACACGTAACTGGCTGATGCACGATGCGCGGTTTGTGGTGCCGTCGGCTTCGGCGATTGAGTTTGTGGGCAATGTTCATGCGACGCGCGACCAGCTGCTGAATGTGTTTGGCGAGGACGTGGAGCGGAACATCTTTTATGTGCCGCTGGCCGAGCGTCGAGCGGAGCTGGAGCAGATTCCGTGGGTCGCTCATGCGACGGTGATGCGGTTGCTGCCGAACCATCTGCGCGTGTCGGTTGTGGAGCGGACGCCGGTGGCGTTTGTGCGCAACGGATCGCGGATTGGTCTGGTGGATGCGAACGGCGTGCTGCTGGGGATGCCTCCAGGCGCGAATGGCGATGCGCATTATTCGTTTCCTGTGGTGACGGGGATCTCGGCGAGCGACCCGCTTTCGACGCGGGCGGCGCGGATGAAGATATTCGAGCAGTTCACGAGTGAGTTGCAAGGCGGCGGGGACAAGGCACTCAATGGCATCAGCGAGGTTGATCTGTCGAGCCCGGAGGATTTGAAGGCTCTGATCTCGACCGATGGCTCGGACATCCTGGTTCACTTTGGTGAGGACCATTTCCTCGAGCGGTATCAGAAGTTCGAAGAGCACCTGCCGGAGTGGAGGACGCTCTATCCGAAGCTGGCGTCGGTGGACATGCGCTACGACACGCAGGCTGTGCTGGAGATGCAGCCGGGTACGGCTCAGGATGCCGGCGCTGCTGCTCCCGCTCCTTCCGCTGCTGCGCCTGCTTCGACTCCAGTCGCTCCAGCTGTTCCGGAGAAGGCTGAAACGCATGCAACAACGCATCCGGAGGCGAAGGTCGTTCATGCTCCGGTGCGGCACGCGGCGAAGCATCCTGTCGTAAGGAACACTGTGGCGAAGTCTGGCGCGAAATCTTCGAAGTCAGTGAAGGCTGTGAGCGAGGTTGCATACAGTGTTCCAGCGAAGAAGGCAGGAGCAAAGCCGCGCGCTCATGCTCCTGCGAAAAAGACGAAGGGACATGCGGCAGCGAAGCGCACGGCTGCTGCGCATAAAAAACATTCTTCTCAGGCGGTCCAACGATGA
- the murC gene encoding UDP-N-acetylmuramate--L-alanine ligase: MFVPQASSRHFLFAPTQRIHFIGIGGIGMSGIAEILLTMGYSVSGSDLKRSAVTERLVGLGARVFEGHAASNVAASDVVVTSSAVSKTNPEVVEARARKIPVIQRAEMLAELMRLKYGIAVAGMHGKTTTTSMVAAVLAGGGLDPTVVVGGRVDAMGSNARLGNSQYLVAEADESDRSFLKLSPVLAIVTNLDREHMDCYRDMADVESAFEEFMDRVPFYGATTACMDNELLREVLPRVRRKVFTYGEHADADFRLQILPKQDGCRSSFEVHYKGLALGQFRLHVPGRHNVLNATAAVAIGVQLGVAPDQIAAGLETFRGVDRRFQVKGEVRGVTVVDDYGHHPTEIVATLSAAKDCGYKRVLVLFQPHRFTRTRDLMTEFAQAFGDADRVEVLDIYAASEEPIAGVTAEALVREIARPGVKYAASVAEAIEALAGEARAGDVILTLGAGSVSQAGSMLLEALTKG; encoded by the coding sequence ATGTTTGTGCCTCAAGCCTCTTCAAGACACTTTTTATTTGCGCCGACGCAGCGGATTCACTTCATCGGGATCGGCGGGATTGGGATGAGCGGGATCGCTGAGATCCTGCTGACGATGGGGTATTCGGTCTCGGGCAGCGACCTGAAGCGGTCGGCGGTGACGGAGCGGCTGGTGGGGCTCGGCGCGCGGGTGTTTGAAGGACACGCGGCTTCAAATGTGGCGGCGAGCGATGTGGTGGTGACGAGCTCGGCTGTATCGAAGACGAACCCCGAGGTGGTGGAGGCGCGGGCGCGGAAGATTCCGGTGATTCAGCGGGCCGAGATGCTGGCGGAGTTGATGCGGCTGAAGTACGGCATCGCGGTGGCGGGGATGCATGGCAAGACGACGACGACTTCGATGGTGGCGGCGGTGCTGGCGGGCGGTGGGCTCGATCCGACGGTGGTGGTGGGCGGGCGCGTGGACGCGATGGGGTCGAATGCGCGGCTGGGGAACTCGCAGTATCTGGTGGCCGAGGCCGATGAGAGCGACCGCTCGTTTCTGAAGCTGTCGCCGGTGTTGGCTATTGTGACGAACCTCGATCGCGAGCACATGGATTGCTATCGCGATATGGCGGATGTGGAGAGCGCGTTTGAGGAGTTCATGGACCGCGTGCCATTTTATGGTGCGACGACGGCCTGCATGGATAACGAGCTGCTGCGTGAGGTGTTGCCGCGGGTGCGACGGAAGGTGTTCACGTATGGCGAGCACGCGGATGCGGATTTTCGGCTGCAGATTTTGCCGAAGCAGGATGGGTGCCGCTCGTCGTTTGAGGTGCATTACAAGGGGCTGGCGCTGGGACAGTTTCGGCTGCATGTTCCGGGGCGGCACAATGTGCTGAATGCAACGGCGGCGGTGGCGATTGGGGTGCAGTTGGGCGTCGCTCCTGACCAGATTGCGGCGGGACTGGAGACGTTTCGCGGCGTGGACCGGCGCTTTCAGGTGAAGGGCGAGGTGCGCGGCGTGACGGTGGTGGATGATTATGGGCACCATCCGACGGAGATTGTTGCCACGCTGAGTGCGGCGAAGGATTGTGGATATAAGCGCGTGCTGGTGCTGTTTCAGCCGCATCGTTTTACGCGGACGCGTGATCTGATGACGGAGTTTGCGCAGGCGTTTGGCGATGCGGATCGTGTGGAGGTGTTGGATATCTACGCGGCGAGTGAAGAGCCGATTGCCGGCGTGACGGCTGAGGCTCTGGTGCGGGAGATTGCGCGGCCTGGGGTGAAGTACGCTGCTTCGGTTGCCGAGGCGATTGAGGCGCTGGCTGGCGAGGCTCGTGCGGGTGACGTGATTCTGACGCTGGGTGCGGGGAGTGTGTCGCAGGCTGGGTCGATGTTGCTCGAAGCGCTAACTAAGGGCTAG
- a CDS encoding YXWGXW repeat-containing protein yields the protein MTFTRALRNTLTITAIAGALIAAPIAAMAQDQYDPNQDQYAQNNQQNNQSYSEAYGNQQPQGPVTQQAPPAIPDYQQPPSPGYGYIWTPGYWAWTADGYVWVNGTWVLPPYVNALWTPGYWGWGPYGYFWNAGYWGPYVGYYGGINYGWGYFGVGFYGGYWNHGFFCYNRAYNNFRNWGGIRGAYDRPYHGFSGRGGGIGYVRGTARGTAWAGNRGSYVNGRSFANRGGASFNRASSFASRGSNFNRAPSGQFRGNYGAASHYAAPRSYSSAPRGNYSAPRSYSAPRSYGGGGSFHGGGGGSFHGGGGSSFHGGGGGGHGGGGGHR from the coding sequence ATGACGTTCACCCGTGCCCTCAGAAACACCCTCACGATAACAGCCATCGCTGGAGCGCTCATCGCCGCGCCGATTGCCGCGATGGCGCAGGATCAGTACGACCCCAATCAGGACCAGTACGCCCAGAACAATCAACAGAACAACCAGTCCTACAGCGAGGCCTATGGCAATCAGCAGCCACAGGGCCCCGTCACGCAGCAGGCCCCGCCAGCCATTCCTGACTATCAGCAGCCGCCTTCGCCGGGCTACGGCTACATCTGGACTCCGGGCTACTGGGCGTGGACCGCTGACGGCTACGTCTGGGTTAATGGCACCTGGGTTCTGCCTCCCTACGTCAACGCGCTTTGGACGCCTGGCTACTGGGGCTGGGGACCTTACGGCTACTTCTGGAACGCCGGATACTGGGGCCCATACGTCGGCTACTACGGCGGCATCAACTACGGCTGGGGCTACTTCGGCGTAGGCTTCTACGGAGGCTACTGGAACCACGGCTTCTTCTGCTACAACCGCGCCTACAACAACTTCCGTAACTGGGGCGGCATTCGTGGCGCCTACGACCGCCCGTATCACGGCTTCTCCGGGCGCGGCGGCGGCATTGGCTACGTGCGCGGCACGGCACGAGGAACGGCGTGGGCTGGCAACCGCGGCTCATACGTAAACGGCCGCAGTTTCGCCAACCGTGGCGGCGCAAGCTTCAACCGCGCTTCGAGCTTTGCATCGCGTGGCTCGAACTTCAACCGTGCACCGAGCGGCCAGTTCCGCGGCAACTATGGCGCAGCATCCCACTACGCTGCACCGCGCAGCTATTCCAGCGCGCCACGCGGTAACTACAGCGCTCCGCGTAGCTACAGTGCACCGCGCAGCTATGGCGGCGGTGGTAGCTTCCATGGTGGTGGAGGCGGCAGCTTCCACGGCGGAGGCGGCAGCAGCTTCCACGGCGGAGGCGGCGGCGGACACGGCGGCGGTGGCGGGCACCGCTAA
- a CDS encoding type II secretion system protein, which produces MNTEERAGEQGFLLLGLMVAIFLILLALSVAAPKMARGLRREREVETVRRGNQYVRAIQLYYRKFGHYPGSMDQLEKSNNIRFLRQEYIDPMTGKSDWRIIKVGENKTTVKGFFGKPLAGIQTSGLGSAAGMASSFGSAGTPGSQSGGSAFGNSGGTGSSLGGGSSFGSSSSSFSSGGLGSSGGLGSGTSGEAGSSGQGSSNSTGGVPSTSASSFTGSEGPVMGVGLPKDGDSIVVLNEQTTYNTWEFIYDPRIEQLKAQGAMMGAGSATAAGFGSGSASGFGSGSNSNSNSGFGSGSSSGFGSGSSFGNSGGLGSSSPSSNGSSSPSPSTNNPQ; this is translated from the coding sequence ATGAACACTGAGGAAAGAGCGGGCGAGCAGGGCTTCCTGCTGCTGGGACTGATGGTGGCGATCTTCCTGATCCTCCTCGCGCTCAGTGTGGCTGCTCCGAAGATGGCGCGCGGCCTCAGGCGCGAGCGCGAGGTCGAGACGGTGCGTCGCGGCAACCAGTATGTCAGGGCGATTCAGTTGTATTACCGGAAGTTCGGTCACTATCCGGGTTCGATGGACCAACTGGAGAAGTCGAACAACATCCGCTTTCTGCGCCAGGAATACATTGATCCGATGACAGGCAAATCGGACTGGCGGATCATCAAGGTGGGCGAGAACAAGACCACAGTGAAGGGATTTTTCGGCAAGCCGCTGGCCGGGATTCAGACCTCTGGGCTTGGCTCGGCGGCTGGGATGGCTTCGTCGTTTGGCTCGGCGGGAACTCCCGGCTCGCAATCGGGCGGCTCGGCGTTTGGGAACAGTGGTGGGACGGGGTCTTCGCTTGGGGGCGGCTCGTCGTTTGGCTCGAGCTCGTCTTCGTTCTCCTCGGGTGGATTGGGTTCGAGTGGTGGTCTGGGCTCGGGCACATCCGGTGAGGCTGGCTCTTCAGGACAGGGCTCGTCGAACTCCACAGGTGGAGTTCCAAGCACGTCGGCTTCGAGCTTCACTGGGAGCGAAGGTCCGGTGATGGGGGTTGGGCTGCCGAAGGATGGTGACTCGATCGTCGTGTTGAACGAGCAGACGACCTACAACACGTGGGAGTTCATCTACGACCCAAGGATCGAGCAGTTGAAGGCGCAGGGCGCGATGATGGGCGCTGGCTCGGCGACTGCGGCTGGCTTCGGGTCAGGGTCTGCGTCGGGCTTTGGTTCAGGCTCAAACTCGAATTCGAACTCTGGGTTTGGTTCAGGATCGAGCTCCGGCTTTGGCTCGGGGTCGTCTTTCGGCAACAGCGGCGGGTTGGGATCGAGTTCGCCTTCATCGAACGGCTCTAGCTCACCTTCTCCGAGTACGAACAATCCGCAGTGA
- a CDS encoding fimbrial assembly protein yields the protein MKIAVNLATRPFVELRPLFARLRLAMLLLVALAVALGFALHVLDAKAAVAGAKMNALKAKTTEFQHERQMNEARMHQPENMAVLERSRFLNTLFAEKSFSWTAVMMDLERVLPMGVQVTSIDPVMTKEGDVNIRLRVSGDREKAVQLVRNLETSQRFVSPRLSGETAMTQAEASRGGPMAAPGGVVFEILSGYNPLPETTASSDKASQKSSSGKPSQKSSSSRSAQKKSGGTR from the coding sequence ATGAAGATCGCAGTCAATCTTGCGACACGTCCCTTTGTTGAGTTGCGGCCTCTATTCGCGCGACTGCGGCTGGCGATGCTGCTGCTGGTCGCGCTGGCTGTTGCGCTGGGCTTTGCTCTTCATGTCCTGGACGCCAAAGCTGCTGTTGCTGGCGCGAAGATGAACGCCTTGAAGGCAAAGACGACGGAGTTCCAGCACGAACGCCAGATGAATGAAGCGCGCATGCACCAGCCGGAAAATATGGCGGTGCTGGAGCGGTCGCGGTTTCTCAATACGCTCTTCGCGGAGAAGAGCTTCAGCTGGACCGCCGTGATGATGGACCTGGAGCGTGTGCTTCCGATGGGCGTTCAGGTGACGAGCATCGATCCGGTGATGACGAAGGAAGGCGACGTGAACATCCGGCTGCGCGTAAGCGGCGACCGCGAGAAGGCAGTGCAACTGGTGCGGAACCTTGAGACCTCGCAGCGGTTTGTGTCTCCGCGTCTAAGCGGCGAGACTGCGATGACGCAAGCAGAGGCGAGCCGTGGCGGACCGATGGCAGCTCCTGGCGGTGTCGTGTTTGAGATTCTGAGCGGCTACAACCCACTGCCGGAGACGACAGCTTCAAGCGATAAAGCCTCGCAAAAGAGTTCAAGTGGTAAGCCATCTCAAAAGAGTTCAAGCAGTAGGTCTGCACAAAAGAAGTCTGGAGGGACGCGATGA